In Streptomyces sp. NBC_00569, a single genomic region encodes these proteins:
- the hisS gene encoding histidine--tRNA ligase has protein sequence MSTFQAPKGTYDLLPPDSAKYLAVRDAISTPLRNSGYGYVETPGFENVELFARGVGESTDIVTKEMYAFETKGGDKLALRPEGTASVLRAALEANLHKAGNLPVKLWYSGSYYRYERPQKGRYRHFSQVGAEAIGAEDPALDAELIILADQAYRSLGLRDFRILLNSLGDKECRPVYRAALQDFLRGLELDEDTLRRAEINPLRVLDDKRPEVQKQLVGAPSLRDYLCDGCKAYHEQVRELLTAEGVAYEDDEKLVRGLDYYTRTTFEFVHDGLGSQSAVGGGGRYDGLSEMIGGPSLPSVGWALGVDRTVLALEAEGVELELPSTTSVFAVPLGEEARRVLFSKVTELRRAGVSADFSYGGKGLKGAMKNANRSGARFTIVAGERDLADGVVQLKDMESGEQDAVAVDEIVAVLKAKLA, from the coding sequence GTGAGCACCTTTCAGGCCCCCAAGGGCACGTACGACCTGCTTCCCCCCGACTCCGCGAAGTACCTCGCGGTGCGCGACGCCATCTCCACCCCGCTGAGGAACTCCGGCTACGGCTACGTCGAGACGCCCGGCTTCGAGAACGTCGAGCTGTTCGCGCGCGGTGTCGGTGAGTCCACCGACATCGTCACCAAGGAGATGTACGCCTTCGAGACGAAGGGCGGCGACAAGCTCGCCCTGCGCCCCGAGGGCACCGCGTCCGTGCTGCGTGCCGCCCTGGAGGCCAACCTCCACAAGGCCGGCAACCTCCCGGTCAAGCTCTGGTACTCCGGCTCGTACTACCGCTACGAGCGCCCCCAGAAGGGCCGTTACAGGCACTTCTCGCAGGTCGGCGCCGAGGCGATCGGCGCCGAGGACCCGGCGCTCGACGCCGAGCTGATCATCCTGGCCGACCAGGCGTACCGCTCGCTCGGGCTGCGCGACTTCCGCATCCTGCTGAACTCGCTCGGCGACAAGGAGTGCCGGCCGGTCTACCGCGCCGCGCTCCAGGACTTCCTGCGCGGTCTCGAACTCGACGAGGACACCCTGCGCCGCGCCGAGATCAACCCGCTGCGCGTCCTCGACGACAAGCGCCCCGAGGTCCAGAAGCAGCTCGTCGGCGCGCCCTCGCTGCGCGACTACCTGTGCGACGGCTGCAAGGCGTACCACGAGCAGGTGCGTGAGCTCCTGACCGCCGAGGGCGTCGCCTACGAGGACGACGAGAAGCTGGTCCGCGGCCTCGACTACTACACGCGCACCACCTTCGAGTTCGTCCACGACGGTCTCGGCTCGCAGTCCGCGGTGGGTGGCGGCGGCCGTTACGACGGCCTCTCCGAGATGATCGGCGGCCCGTCGCTCCCGTCCGTCGGCTGGGCGCTCGGCGTCGACCGTACGGTCCTGGCGCTCGAGGCGGAGGGCGTGGAGCTCGAACTCCCCTCCACCACCAGCGTGTTCGCCGTCCCCCTCGGTGAGGAGGCGCGCCGCGTCCTGTTCTCCAAGGTGACGGAGCTGCGCCGGGCCGGCGTCTCCGCCGACTTCTCGTACGGCGGCAAGGGCCTCAAGGGCGCGATGAAGAACGCGAACCGCAGCGGCGCCCGCTTCACGATCGTCGCCGGCGAGCGCGACCTCGCCGACGGCGTCGTCCAGCTCAAGGACATGGAGTCGGGCGAGCAGGACGCGGTGGCGGTCGACGAGATCGTGGCCGTCCTCAAGGCCAAGCTGGCGTAG
- a CDS encoding RelA/SpoT family protein, translating into MPDEAKPLSPSAERVGVPTAAKPDQKADQAAAPAGVPAKPGKTGQTGQSSTGTPQGRTAEQQPRPKPPAGKSPAPGPAAAAPAPAAPPTPPVVRPAAGQPARSGSSNRVRARLARLGVQRSNPYNPVLEPLLRIVRSNDPKIETSTLRQVERAYQVAERWHRGQKRKSGDPYITHPLAVTTILAELGMDPATLMAGLLHDTVEDTEYGLDTLRRDFGDQVALLVDGVTKLDKVKFGEAAQAETVRKMVVAMAKDPRVLVIKLADRLHNMRTMRYLKREKQEKKARETLEIYAPLAHRLGMNTIKWELEDLAFAILYPKMYDEIVRLVAERAPKRDEYLAIVTDEVQSDLRAARIKATVTGRPKHYYSVYQKMIVRGRDFAEIYDLVGIRVLVDTVRDCYAALGTVHARWNPVPGRFKDYIAMPKFNMYQSLHTTVIGPNGKPVELQIRTFDMHRRAEYGIAAHWKYKQEAVAGASKVRSDQPKATGKDDHLNDMAWLRQLLDWQKETEDPGEFLESLRFDLSRNEVFVFTPKGDVIALPAGATPVDFSYAVHTEVGHRTIGARVNGRLVPLESTLDNGDLVEVFTSKAAGAGPSRDWLGFVKSPRARNKIRAWFSKERRDEAIEQGKDAIARAMRKQNLPIQRILTGDSLVTLAHEMRYPDISSLYAAIGEGHVTAQSVVQKLVQALGGEEAANEDIAESAPPSRGRKRRANADPGVVVKGVDDVWVKLARCCTPVPGDPIIGFVTRGSGVSVHRSDCVNVESLSREPERILEVEWAPTQSSVFLVAIQVEALDRSRLLSDVTRVLSDQHVNILSAAVQTSRDRVATSRFTFEMGDPKHLGHVLKAVRGVEGVYDVYRVTSARRP; encoded by the coding sequence TTGCCAGACGAGGCCAAGCCACTCTCCCCCAGCGCCGAGCGCGTGGGGGTACCCACAGCCGCCAAGCCCGACCAGAAGGCCGACCAGGCCGCGGCTCCCGCAGGCGTGCCCGCGAAGCCCGGGAAGACCGGCCAGACCGGGCAGAGCTCCACCGGCACCCCGCAGGGCAGGACGGCCGAGCAGCAGCCGCGCCCCAAGCCCCCCGCCGGCAAGAGCCCGGCCCCCGGGCCCGCTGCCGCCGCCCCGGCTCCGGCCGCACCGCCCACGCCGCCCGTGGTGCGCCCCGCGGCAGGCCAGCCCGCCCGCTCCGGCTCCTCGAACCGCGTCCGCGCCCGCCTCGCCCGTCTCGGCGTGCAGCGCTCGAACCCGTACAACCCCGTTCTCGAGCCGCTGCTGCGGATAGTGCGCAGCAACGACCCGAAGATCGAGACGTCCACGCTCCGCCAGGTCGAGCGGGCCTACCAGGTCGCCGAGCGCTGGCACCGTGGCCAGAAGCGCAAGAGCGGCGACCCGTACATCACGCACCCGCTGGCCGTGACGACGATCCTCGCCGAGCTCGGCATGGACCCCGCGACGCTCATGGCGGGCCTGCTGCACGACACCGTCGAGGACACCGAGTACGGCCTGGACACCCTGCGCCGCGACTTCGGTGACCAGGTCGCCCTCCTCGTCGACGGCGTCACCAAGCTCGACAAGGTCAAGTTCGGCGAGGCCGCACAGGCCGAGACCGTGCGCAAGATGGTCGTCGCGATGGCCAAGGACCCGCGCGTCCTGGTCATCAAGCTCGCCGACCGCCTGCACAACATGCGCACGATGCGCTACCTCAAGCGCGAGAAGCAGGAGAAGAAGGCCCGCGAGACGCTGGAGATCTACGCTCCGCTGGCGCACCGCCTGGGCATGAACACCATCAAGTGGGAGCTGGAGGACCTCGCCTTCGCGATCCTCTACCCCAAGATGTACGACGAGATCGTGCGTCTGGTGGCCGAGCGCGCGCCCAAGCGCGACGAGTACCTCGCCATAGTGACCGACGAGGTGCAGAGCGACCTGCGCGCCGCCCGCATCAAGGCGACCGTCACCGGCCGCCCGAAGCACTACTACAGCGTCTACCAGAAGATGATCGTCCGCGGCCGTGACTTCGCGGAGATCTACGACCTGGTGGGCATCCGTGTCCTGGTCGACACGGTGAGGGACTGCTACGCGGCCCTCGGCACGGTGCACGCGCGATGGAACCCGGTCCCCGGCCGGTTCAAGGACTACATCGCGATGCCCAAGTTCAACATGTACCAGTCGCTGCACACGACGGTGATCGGCCCCAACGGCAAGCCCGTCGAACTCCAGATCCGTACGTTCGACATGCACCGCCGCGCCGAGTACGGCATCGCCGCGCACTGGAAGTACAAGCAGGAGGCCGTCGCCGGCGCCTCCAAGGTGCGCAGCGACCAGCCGAAGGCCACCGGCAAGGACGACCACCTCAACGACATGGCGTGGCTGCGCCAGTTGCTCGACTGGCAGAAGGAGACGGAGGACCCGGGCGAGTTCCTGGAGTCCCTGCGCTTCGACCTCTCGCGCAACGAGGTCTTCGTCTTCACGCCGAAGGGCGACGTCATAGCGCTCCCGGCCGGAGCGACCCCCGTCGACTTCTCCTACGCGGTCCACACCGAGGTCGGCCACCGCACCATAGGAGCCCGGGTCAACGGGCGGCTCGTACCGCTCGAATCGACCCTGGACAACGGCGATCTGGTGGAGGTCTTCACCTCCAAGGCGGCCGGCGCCGGGCCCTCGCGGGACTGGCTGGGCTTCGTCAAGTCGCCCCGCGCGCGCAACAAGATCCGCGCCTGGTTCTCCAAGGAGCGCCGCGACGAAGCGATCGAGCAGGGCAAGGACGCCATCGCGCGGGCCATGCGCAAGCAGAACCTGCCGATCCAGCGCATCCTGACGGGCGACTCCCTCGTCACGCTCGCGCACGAGATGCGCTACCCCGACATCTCGTCCCTGTACGCGGCGATCGGCGAAGGCCACGTCACCGCGCAGAGCGTCGTCCAGAAGCTCGTGCAGGCCCTCGGCGGCGAGGAGGCCGCCAACGAGGACATCGCCGAGAGCGCACCCCCGTCGCGCGGCCGCAAGCGCCGTGCGAACGCCGATCCAGGCGTGGTCGTCAAGGGCGTCGACGACGTGTGGGTCAAGCTGGCCCGCTGCTGTACGCCCGTCCCCGGCGACCCCATCATCGGCTTCGTCACGCGCGGCAGCGGAGTCTCGGTGCACCGCAGCGACTGTGTGAACGTCGAGTCGCTGTCCCGCGAGCCCGAGCGGATCCTCGAGGTCGAGTGGGCACCCACGCAGTCCTCGGTCTTCCTGGTCGCCATACAGGTGGAGGCCCTCGATCGCTCGCGACTGCTCTCGGACGTCACCAGGGTCCTGTCCGACCAGCACGTCAACATCCTGTCCGCGGCCGTGCAGACGTCCCGCGACCGGGTGGCCACCTCCCGCTTCACCTTCGAGATGGGCGACCCCAAGCACCTCGGTCACGTCCTGAAGGCGGTCAGGGGAGTGGAGGGCGTCTACGACGTCTACCGCGTGACGTCGGCACGCAGGCCGTAG
- a CDS encoding peptidylprolyl isomerase: MVSNDQRRRQLAREKFLRQQQRRESARRKARTRNTVIASALAVVVVAGAGAFAAGAFDGKDTKDSAASKPSASPSKAADPCAKPAAGKVKSLSWKKEPALTIDKSAGYTMNLATTCGAIGIDLKTKEAPHTVNSFNFLAGKGFFDHTKCHRLTTNGIYVLQCGDPKGTGAGGPGYTIPDENLKDKSLKGNVYPAGTIAMANTGQKHTGGSQFFLVYQDSQLPPSYTPFGTISDSGMKVLKKIAAAGESTGQGDGAPNATVVIDKATVKKS, encoded by the coding sequence GTGGTCAGCAACGATCAGCGGCGGCGGCAGCTCGCCCGGGAAAAGTTCTTGCGGCAGCAGCAGCGGCGGGAGTCGGCGCGGCGCAAGGCGCGCACACGCAACACGGTGATCGCATCGGCGTTGGCCGTGGTCGTGGTGGCGGGCGCCGGCGCGTTCGCCGCCGGGGCCTTCGACGGCAAGGACACGAAGGACTCCGCGGCCTCCAAGCCGAGCGCGAGCCCCTCCAAGGCCGCCGACCCGTGCGCGAAGCCCGCCGCGGGCAAGGTGAAGTCGCTCAGCTGGAAGAAGGAGCCGGCGCTCACCATCGACAAGTCGGCCGGCTACACGATGAACCTCGCGACGACGTGTGGCGCCATCGGCATCGACCTCAAGACGAAGGAGGCGCCGCACACGGTGAACTCCTTCAACTTCCTGGCCGGCAAGGGCTTCTTCGACCACACCAAGTGCCACCGGCTCACCACCAACGGCATCTACGTCCTGCAGTGCGGCGACCCCAAGGGAACCGGCGCGGGGGGCCCGGGCTACACGATCCCGGACGAGAACCTCAAGGACAAAAGCCTGAAGGGGAACGTGTACCCGGCGGGCACGATCGCGATGGCGAACACCGGCCAGAAGCACACCGGCGGCAGCCAGTTCTTCCTCGTGTACCAGGACAGTCAGTTGCCGCCGAGCTACACACCGTTCGGGACCATTTCCGATTCCGGCATGAAGGTGCTCAAGAAGATCGCCGCCGCTGGTGAGAGCACCGGGCAGGGCGACGGTGCCCCGAACGCCACCGTCGTGATCGACAAGGCGACCGTGAAGAAATCCTGA
- a CDS encoding adenine phosphoribosyltransferase codes for MTELAELSALLHSRIRDVPDYPEPGVMFKDITPLLADPSAFTALTDALAALCVANGATKVVGLEARGFILGAPAAVRAGLGFIPVRKAGKLPGATLSQSYDLEYGSAEIEVHAEDLVTGDRVMVIDDVLATGGTAEASVRLIRRAGAEVAGIAVLMELGFLGGRERLLPALDGAPLDALLKV; via the coding sequence ATGACCGAGCTCGCAGAACTCTCGGCGCTGCTCCACAGCCGCATCCGCGATGTGCCGGACTACCCGGAGCCGGGCGTGATGTTCAAGGACATCACCCCGCTCCTGGCGGACCCGTCGGCCTTCACGGCACTGACCGACGCCCTCGCGGCGCTCTGTGTCGCCAACGGCGCCACCAAGGTGGTCGGCCTGGAGGCGCGCGGGTTCATCCTGGGCGCCCCCGCCGCCGTACGCGCCGGGCTCGGCTTCATCCCCGTACGCAAGGCGGGCAAGCTCCCCGGGGCGACACTCAGCCAGTCGTACGACCTGGAGTACGGGTCGGCCGAGATCGAGGTGCACGCCGAGGACCTGGTCACGGGCGACCGCGTCATGGTGATCGACGACGTCCTCGCCACGGGCGGCACGGCCGAGGCGTCGGTGCGGCTCATCCGGCGCGCGGGCGCCGAGGTCGCCGGCATCGCCGTCCTGATGGAGCTGGGTTTCCTGGGCGGCCGCGAACGGCTGCTTCCGGCTCTTGACGGCGCCCCGCTGGACGCACTGCTCAAGGTCTGA
- the rpsD gene encoding 30S ribosomal protein S4 — protein MTNQSRPKVKKSRALGIALTPKAVKYFEARPYPPGEHGRGRKQNSDYKVRLLEKQRLRAQYDVSERQLVRAYERAAKTQLKTGEALVIELERRLDALVLRSGIARTIYQARQMVVHGHIEVNGGKVDKPSYRVRPDDVVMVRERSREKPLFQVAREGGFAPDGEIPRYLQVNLKALAFRLDRDPNRKEIPVICDEQLVVEYYAR, from the coding sequence ATGACGAACCAGTCCCGCCCCAAGGTCAAGAAGTCGCGTGCCCTCGGTATCGCGCTGACCCCGAAGGCCGTCAAGTACTTCGAGGCCCGCCCCTACCCGCCGGGCGAGCACGGCCGCGGCCGCAAGCAGAACTCGGACTACAAGGTCCGTCTGCTCGAGAAGCAGCGTCTGCGCGCGCAGTACGACGTGTCCGAGCGCCAGCTCGTCCGCGCCTACGAGCGTGCCGCCAAGACGCAGCTCAAGACCGGTGAGGCCCTGGTCATCGAGCTGGAGCGTCGTCTCGACGCCCTGGTTCTGCGTTCGGGCATCGCCCGCACGATCTACCAGGCCCGCCAGATGGTCGTTCACGGCCACATCGAGGTCAACGGTGGCAAGGTCGACAAGCCGTCGTACCGTGTCCGTCCCGACGACGTCGTGATGGTCCGCGAGCGCAGCCGCGAGAAGCCGCTGTTCCAGGTCGCGCGTGAGGGTGGCTTCGCCCCCGACGGCGAGATCCCGCGTTACCTCCAGGTCAACCTGAAGGCCCTGGCCTTCCGTCTGGACCGTGACCCGAACCGCAAGGAAATCCCCGTGATCTGCGACGAGCAGCTCGTCGTCGAGTACTACGCCCGCTGA
- a CDS encoding replication-associated recombination protein A → MEPDLFTAAAEDRQEKDPSSSPLAVRMRPRTLDEVVGQQHLLKPGSPLRRLVGEGGGGPAGPSSVILWGPPGIGKTTLAYVVSKATNKRFVELSAITAGVKEVRTVIDGARRALGGHGKETVLFLDEIHRFSKAQQDSLLPAVENRWVTLIAATTENPYFSIISPLLSRSLLLTLESLTDDDLRALLRRALAEERGLGGAVTLPDEAEGHLLRIAGGDARRALTALEAGAGSALAKQEKEITLQTLEESVDRAAVKYDRDGDQHYDVASALIKSIRGSDVDAALHYLARMIEAGEDPRFIARRLMISASEDIGLADPTALPTAVAAAQAVAMIGFPEAALTLSHATIALALAPKSNSATTAIGAAMEDVRKGLAGPVPPHLRDGHYKGAAKLGHAQGYVYPHDVPGGIAAQQYAPDAIAGRRYYEPTRYGGEARYADVVERVRERLRGDGGG, encoded by the coding sequence GTGGAGCCCGACCTGTTCACCGCCGCAGCCGAAGACCGCCAGGAAAAGGACCCGTCCAGCAGCCCCCTGGCCGTCCGGATGCGCCCGCGCACCCTCGACGAAGTCGTCGGCCAGCAGCATCTGCTGAAGCCCGGCTCCCCCCTGCGCCGCCTCGTGGGGGAGGGTGGCGGGGGGCCCGCCGGGCCCTCGTCGGTGATCCTCTGGGGCCCGCCCGGCATCGGCAAGACGACCCTCGCGTACGTCGTCTCCAAGGCGACGAACAAGCGCTTCGTCGAGCTCTCCGCGATCACCGCGGGCGTCAAGGAAGTGCGGACCGTCATCGACGGCGCCCGCCGGGCACTCGGTGGCCACGGCAAGGAGACCGTCCTCTTCCTCGACGAGATCCACCGCTTCAGCAAGGCCCAGCAGGACTCCCTGCTGCCGGCCGTCGAGAATCGCTGGGTCACGCTGATCGCGGCGACCACCGAGAACCCGTACTTCTCGATCATCTCCCCGCTCCTGTCCCGCTCCCTGCTCCTCACCCTCGAATCCCTCACGGACGACGACCTGCGCGCCCTGCTCCGGCGGGCCCTCGCCGAGGAGCGCGGCCTCGGTGGCGCGGTCACGCTGCCCGATGAGGCCGAGGGCCACCTGCTGCGCATCGCGGGCGGCGACGCGCGCCGGGCGCTCACGGCGCTGGAGGCGGGCGCGGGCTCGGCCCTCGCCAAGCAGGAGAAGGAGATCACCCTCCAGACCCTGGAGGAGTCGGTCGACCGCGCCGCGGTCAAGTACGACCGTGACGGTGACCAGCACTACGACGTCGCGAGCGCCCTGATCAAGTCCATCCGCGGCTCGGACGTGGACGCGGCCCTGCACTATCTGGCCCGCATGATCGAGGCCGGCGAGGACCCCCGCTTCATCGCCCGCCGCCTGATGATCTCCGCGAGCGAGGACATCGGCCTCGCCGACCCGACGGCGCTGCCCACGGCCGTCGCGGCGGCCCAGGCCGTCGCGATGATCGGCTTCCCGGAGGCGGCGCTCACCCTCAGCCACGCGACGATCGCCCTCGCCCTCGCCCCGAAGTCGAACTCCGCGACGACGGCGATCGGCGCCGCCATGGAGGACGTCCGCAAGGGTCTCGCGGGCCCCGTCCCGCCCCACCTGCGTGACGGCCACTACAAGGGCGCGGCCAAGCTCGGCCACGCGCAGGGGTACGTGTATCCGCACGACGTCCCCGGAGGCATCGCCGCCCAGCAGTACGCGCCGGACGCGATTGCCGGCCGGCGGTACTACGAGCCGACGCGGTACGGCGGCGAAGCCCGGTACGCGGACGTCGTGGAGCGGGTGCGGGAGCGGCTGCGCGGCGACGGCGGGGGCTGA
- a CDS encoding vitamin K epoxide reductase family protein has translation MSKTTTASDSASSSTGDDGAGSARSAGGSLGFALLLVITGAAGLLAAWVITIDKFKLLEDPNFTPGCSLNPVVSCGNIMKSDQASVFGFPNPMLGLAAYAVVICVGMSLLGRARFPRWYWLTFNAGTLFGVGFCTWLQFQSLYRINSLCLWCSLAWVATIVMFWYVTSFNVRNGFLPAPSWLRSFFGEFTWVLPVLHVGVIGMLILTRWWDFWTS, from the coding sequence ATGAGCAAGACGACCACGGCAAGCGACAGCGCCTCCTCTTCCACCGGCGACGACGGAGCGGGCTCTGCCCGTAGCGCCGGGGGTTCCCTGGGTTTCGCGCTGCTTCTGGTGATCACCGGTGCGGCGGGGCTGCTCGCGGCGTGGGTCATCACGATCGACAAGTTCAAGCTGCTCGAGGACCCGAACTTCACGCCGGGCTGCAGCCTCAACCCTGTGGTGTCCTGCGGGAACATCATGAAGAGCGACCAGGCGTCGGTGTTCGGGTTCCCGAACCCGATGCTGGGGCTCGCGGCTTACGCCGTCGTGATCTGTGTGGGGATGAGCTTGCTGGGGCGGGCGAGGTTCCCGCGCTGGTACTGGCTGACGTTCAACGCGGGCACGCTGTTCGGGGTCGGGTTCTGCACGTGGCTGCAGTTCCAGTCGCTGTACCGGATCAACTCGCTGTGCCTGTGGTGCTCTCTGGCGTGGGTCGCCACGATCGTCATGTTCTGGTACGTGACGTCGTTCAACGTGCGCAACGGGTTCCTGCCCGCGCCGTCCTGGCTGCGGTCGTTCTTCGGTGAGTTCACGTGGGTCCTGCCCGTGCTGCACGTCGGGGTCATCGGGATGCTGATCCTGACGCGCTGGTGGGACTTCTGGACCAGCTGA
- a CDS encoding MBL fold metallo-hydrolase: MLIAGFPAGAWGTNCYLVAPAAGEECVIIDPGHQAAQGVEDALKKHRLKPVAVILTHGHIDHVASVVPVCGAHDVPAWIHPSDRYMMSDPEKALGRSIGMPLMGELTVGEPDDVRELSDGTELKLAGLDLTVAHAPGHTKGSVAFRMPESADIPSVFFSGDLLFAGSIGRTDLPGGSMDDMLESLARVCLPLDDSTVVLSGHGSQTTIGQERATNPYLRQVAAGQGTSFEAPRRGM; the protein is encoded by the coding sequence GTGCTGATTGCCGGGTTCCCCGCCGGGGCCTGGGGCACCAACTGTTACCTGGTTGCCCCCGCCGCGGGTGAGGAGTGCGTGATCATCGACCCCGGCCACCAGGCCGCCCAGGGAGTCGAGGACGCGCTCAAGAAGCATCGGCTCAAGCCGGTCGCGGTCATCCTCACGCACGGCCACATCGACCACGTCGCCTCCGTCGTCCCCGTGTGCGGGGCCCATGACGTCCCGGCGTGGATCCACCCCTCCGACCGCTACATGATGAGCGACCCGGAGAAGGCGCTCGGCCGCTCCATCGGCATGCCGCTGATGGGTGAGCTGACCGTGGGGGAGCCCGACGACGTGCGGGAGCTGAGCGACGGCACCGAACTGAAGCTGGCGGGTCTCGACCTGACCGTGGCGCACGCGCCGGGTCATACCAAGGGGTCGGTGGCCTTCAGGATGCCCGAGAGCGCGGACATCCCGTCCGTGTTCTTCTCCGGGGATCTGCTCTTCGCCGGCTCCATCGGACGCACCGACCTGCCCGGCGGCTCCATGGACGACATGCTCGAATCGCTGGCACGCGTGTGCCTGCCGCTCGACGACTCGACCGTGGTGCTCTCCGGGCACGGCTCCCAGACGACCATCGGCCAGGAGCGCGCCACCAACCCGTATCTGCGGCAGGTGGCCGCCGGCCAGGGAACCTCCTTCGAGGCTCCCCGACGAGGAATGTGA
- a CDS encoding DUF349 domain-containing protein produces MSSDPWGRVDETGTVYVRSADGSEREVGSWQAGSPDEALAYFKRKYDGLVVEIGLLERRVQTTDLSAKDATTAIEHLREQVTDAHAVGDLEALGKRLDKLVETVDARREERKVQKAKQSDEARHAKEALVTEAEELAQSEQWRSAGERLRALVDTWKGLPRLDRKSDDELWHRFSHARSAFSKRRKAHFASLDAQREDARQAKEKLVAEAESLSGSTDWGTTAARYRELMTDWKAAGRAQREHEDDLWNRFRGAQDVFFAARSSVFAERDAEQGENLKLKEELADEAEKLLPIGDLKTARAAFRSINERWEAIGHVPRDARPKVEGRMHAVERALQESEETEWRRTNPEARARAEGLTGQLQAAVDKLRGQVDAARAQGNNAKADKLERELDGRQALLDQAVKGLHEFGG; encoded by the coding sequence GTGAGCAGCGACCCGTGGGGCCGCGTCGACGAGACGGGGACCGTGTACGTGCGTTCGGCCGACGGCAGCGAGCGTGAAGTCGGTTCGTGGCAGGCAGGTTCTCCTGACGAGGCCCTCGCCTACTTCAAGCGCAAGTACGACGGCCTGGTCGTCGAGATCGGGCTCCTCGAGCGCCGGGTGCAGACGACCGACCTGTCGGCGAAGGACGCCACGACCGCCATCGAGCACCTGCGCGAGCAGGTGACGGACGCGCACGCCGTCGGCGATCTGGAAGCTCTGGGCAAGCGTCTGGACAAGCTCGTCGAGACCGTCGACGCGCGCCGCGAGGAGCGCAAGGTCCAGAAGGCGAAGCAGTCCGACGAGGCGCGGCACGCCAAGGAGGCCCTGGTCACCGAGGCCGAGGAGCTCGCCCAGAGCGAGCAGTGGCGCTCGGCCGGTGAGCGGCTGCGGGCGCTGGTGGACACCTGGAAGGGTCTGCCGCGTCTGGACCGCAAGTCGGACGACGAGCTGTGGCACCGCTTCTCGCACGCGCGCTCGGCGTTCTCGAAGCGCCGCAAGGCGCACTTCGCCTCGCTGGACGCGCAGCGCGAGGACGCCCGCCAGGCCAAGGAGAAGCTGGTCGCCGAGGCCGAGTCGCTGTCGGGCTCGACCGACTGGGGCACCACGGCCGCCCGGTACCGCGAGCTGATGACGGACTGGAAGGCCGCGGGCCGCGCCCAGCGCGAGCACGAGGACGACCTGTGGAACCGCTTCCGCGGCGCCCAGGACGTGTTCTTCGCGGCCCGCAGCTCGGTCTTCGCCGAGCGGGACGCCGAGCAGGGCGAGAACCTCAAGCTCAAGGAGGAGCTCGCCGACGAGGCCGAGAAGCTCCTGCCGATCGGGGACCTGAAGACGGCCCGCGCCGCCTTCCGCTCGATCAACGAGCGCTGGGAGGCCATCGGCCACGTGCCACGCGACGCGCGTCCGAAGGTCGAGGGCCGGATGCACGCCGTGGAGCGGGCTCTTCAGGAGTCCGAGGAGACCGAGTGGCGCCGTACGAACCCGGAGGCACGCGCGCGTGCCGAGGGGCTCACCGGTCAGCTCCAGGCCGCGGTCGACAAGCTGCGGGGCCAGGTCGACGCGGCCCGCGCGCAGGGCAACAACGCGAAGGCCGACAAGCTCGAGCGTGAGCTCGACGGCCGTCAGGCGCTGCTCGACCAGGCAGTCAAGGGCCTGCACGAGTTCGGCGGCTGA